Genomic DNA from Niabella ginsenosidivorans:
GATGAGGAATGCAGTGCTTACATAAGGGTTTACATGGCTCAGCCGGAATGCCGTTACCTGCATGCCGGTATTTAACAGGGGCACTTCCCTGGCTGTATCCAGCAGGGTAAAAGTGTATTTGCTCAGATGAGGCGTTTCCCCTTCATTCGTAAAATTAGCCCAGCTTTTCCAGGAAAAATACCTGTCTGTAAGAATCTTTGCCACATCGGGCAGCGCATAGATATATTTTGAAGTGTCATCCGGGCTGTTCAGCACCATCCCCGCCAGGTGGTCCAGGTGCCCGTGGGAGATCAGGTAACCTTTTATATTCCGGCGAAGCACCTGCACGTCTGTTTGACCCGGGAACAGCTTGTTTTCAATTGCCTTCCGGATCCCTGCCCGGACGGTGCCGGCATCCAGGCAAACATAATCAGATGAATTTGCAGGAGCGATCATGTAGCTGGAAAGATTGCTTTCTATACCACCACCAAAAACGCCCAGGGGAACAATTTTAAAAACGGGTTGCTGGCCGTAACCGGTCAGACAGCTTGTAAGCAATAACAAAAATGTGCAAAAATGACGCATAGGCCTGTGGTAACAGATATTGAACAAAACTGCAAATTTAATGGTTTTAAGAATTGAGGTTTGAGTATCCAGTTATCAGTTATAAGACATACCCGCTATTGACTATTCACCATTCACTGTTCGCTGCCTCTTTTTACATTCTGTATTCCTTATTTTTTATTCCTTATTCCTTATTCCAACGCTCCCGGCAGCTATCTCAAACGTTATCGTTGTTTTTGTACAGCAGATGTGCGATCGCATTTTTCCTTTTCGTACCTTAGTTCCTATTCACCTTCTATGACTGAACAATTTGCCATTATGAAGCGTCTGTTTTTATTGCCCTTTTATTTATTGCCCGTTCTGCTGATCACGGGCCTGCCGGTAACAGGTATGGCCCAGTCTGCTGATAAGATCGGGAATGAATTCACTGCTGCGATCAGCCAGTTTCAATTGCTTTCAAAGAACCTCCCGCCGGATAAACTGGCGCAGTATTCTGACCACGGACAGGTAAAAGCCTGCGGCCCCGGCAGCTGGGTGGCCGGTTTTTATCCGGGATCCCTGTTTTATTTGTATTCAGAAACAAAAAACTCCTGGACATTGGAAGAAGGGTTGCGGCGCGTAAAGCTGATGGAGCCGGAACAGTATAACACCGGAACCCACGACCTGGGCTTTATGATGTATTGCAGCTATGGCAACCTGTATAAAATAAAACCGGGTGAAGCCGTAAAGCAGGTGTTGGTTAACTCCGCCACGTCTCTTTCAAAACGGTTCAATCCGGCAGTGGGCTGCATCCGCTCCTGGGGCAAAATAAGTGACACGACTGAATTCCGGGTGATCATTGACAATATGATGAACCTGGAACTGTTGTTCTGGGCAGCCAAGGCAACCGGCAACCGGCAGTTCTATGATATTGCGGTAAAGCATGCCAACACCACCATGCAGCAGCATTTCCGGCCGGATTACAGTTCTTACCACGTGGTAGTGTATAACCCCAAAACAGGAGCTGTTATTAAAAAGCAAACGGCACAGGGGGCATCAGATGCATCTGCGTGGGCCAGGGGGCAGGCCTGGGGGCTTTATGGGTTTACGATGTGCTACCGCGAAACAAAGGACCGGAAATACCTGCGCCAGGCGCAGCATATTGCCTCTTTTATTTTAAATAATCCCAACCTGCCCAAAGACAAGATCCCTTACTGGGATTTTAACGCTCCCGGCATTCCCAATACCGATCGTGACGCTTCGGCAGGGGCTATCATGGCTTCAGCGCTGATAGAGCTTTCTTCATATGTGGATAAAAAGCTATCAGCAACCTACTTGAACGCGGCAAAGGAAATGCTGAACAGCCTGTCCGGGCCGGCGTATAAGGCAGCGCCGGGGCAGAACGGCGGCTTTCTGCTGATGCACAGTGTGGGCAGCCATCCTGCGAATGCTGAAGTTGATGTGGCGCTTTCTTATGCCGATTATTATTACATTGAAGCACTGAAGCGGTTAAAAGATGCCGGCGGACGGCTTTAGGATTGAGACTCCGTCAACAAACAGAAACAGTATTGTTCA
This window encodes:
- a CDS encoding MBL fold metallo-hydrolase — protein: MRHFCTFLLLLTSCLTGYGQQPVFKIVPLGVFGGGIESNLSSYMIAPANSSDYVCLDAGTVRAGIRKAIENKLFPGQTDVQVLRRNIKGYLISHGHLDHLAGMVLNSPDDTSKYIYALPDVAKILTDRYFSWKSWANFTNEGETPHLSKYTFTLLDTAREVPLLNTGMQVTAFRLSHVNPYVSTAFLIRHNNGYVLYLGDTGSDAVEKTDRLKNLWQHIAPLVNKKQLKGILIETSFPDEQPDNALFGHLTPRLLNNELAVLNARCQPGMLSRVPVIITHIKPEGNHEAAIREQLLKNNPLKMHFLFPGQGKQLLL
- a CDS encoding glycoside hydrolase family 88 protein is translated as MKRLFLLPFYLLPVLLITGLPVTGMAQSADKIGNEFTAAISQFQLLSKNLPPDKLAQYSDHGQVKACGPGSWVAGFYPGSLFYLYSETKNSWTLEEGLRRVKLMEPEQYNTGTHDLGFMMYCSYGNLYKIKPGEAVKQVLVNSATSLSKRFNPAVGCIRSWGKISDTTEFRVIIDNMMNLELLFWAAKATGNRQFYDIAVKHANTTMQQHFRPDYSSYHVVVYNPKTGAVIKKQTAQGASDASAWARGQAWGLYGFTMCYRETKDRKYLRQAQHIASFILNNPNLPKDKIPYWDFNAPGIPNTDRDASAGAIMASALIELSSYVDKKLSATYLNAAKEMLNSLSGPAYKAAPGQNGGFLLMHSVGSHPANAEVDVALSYADYYYIEALKRLKDAGGRL